The Macadamia integrifolia cultivar HAES 741 chromosome 4, SCU_Mint_v3, whole genome shotgun sequence genome contains the following window.
gaCAAGCATGCTAGTATGTCACCTAGGAATCAGGTATGTTAGTGCAAGTTTAACCATAGGATTGGGTCATCTTAAATATAACCATTAGATGACGAAAAAAGATCTAAACTTTCACTCTAAGGCAGCTACATCtgatctccatcttcttcttcttgggcttGGCAGATACATTCCGTGATCCCCAACGCCGGCAAGTTTGGTGAGGTAGGATGACTCCACGGCGTTCAAAGGAGACGCCTTGGAGAGAAGAAACGATGGTTTGGGTAAGTTGTTGCTAATCTTCTTGTTCTAGTAACGGATCAAGAAGCTTTAGTGGTGAATGGATTGTCTTCTCCAATCTCTATAAACCAGCAGACCACAGAAACAACAAATGGGTTCATGAAAATGTTCAAGATatcaagataaaaaataataataataaataaatgagacaTAAATGCAAATGCGAAATTTTAACAGAATAGGTTATCGAGAATATATGATGTAACAATTCTTATAGGCATTCAATCTGTTGAAAATAATAGGAAAGCAAAATAGCATAGATAAACCATAAGCTTGGAAAGGGCTTCCCAAGCCAAATCTTGATAATGGAACCACTCGATTCGTAGAGTCGTGCTAGGGAAAGCTTCTTCTCCCCCAAACCCTTCTTCTGAAAATTCAGACTTCCTCTGCGTGATTCGAGTGAGACTTCATGAGGTTTCGCTTTGTGATAAACTAAGAATGAAATTAATTTCTTTGATGATAACAGAAATAACTGTGGGAAGAACCGAAGGGGAAGCAAGAAGCGGGAATAAGGTATGGATTTCAAATCCAAGAACGGGATTGTCTTCTTTGATGGAATTTTGGGAAGTTTTTCTGGTGCAAGAGACCTGCATTAAAAAAAGTGAAGATGGGTTGTAGAGTGGCGGTATTGGGAAGGTTGTGTAAGGTAATGTTTATGAACGGATGAGATCTTTTCTATTCCATCTAATGGTCAGTAaatgctagcattcctaattcttaGGTGacctgctagcatacctatccctctcctttTAAATACCTTTATAAAAAGTGAAGTACTTAATATACCTCTCTTAACCCCCTAACCCCAAATCGAAAAAGACCTccttcatcgccaaatcgatacTGAGCTCCTTCATCCCCAAATCGAAAAAGACCTccttcatcgccaaatcgatacTAAACTCTTTCATCCCCAAATCGTTTTCTCTTCATGAAGAGCGTCAACGATTTCTTTCCATGAAGAACAACGGCTACAAATTGGGTAAAATATGATTTAGTCATGTGTTTTAGTTGCATCAAGAACATTAGGCCTGTTGGTCGCATCAAGCACGATTACACCGTTGTTGCTGGAGAAGACGTCTATATCCGTCAATAGCTGGTTAATGGTCTACTCCCTCTTATCGTTTCCATCGGAGATATCAGAGGTTGACTGGGTTTGTGGTTTCGGGGGCATTGAGGATAAGGTTCTGAGCGAAGGGAgacgaggaggaggagttagGTTTTGCAGCTTCAACTTCCAATATTGGTGGaggagacgaagaagaagaaaaagatgggtTGTTGATGTTATTATCAATAGCTAGAGCGGGAGGAATGTTTTTCGAAATTGAAGTAAAAATTACAGTAGCAAGAGTGGCCTAGATTCATCAGATTCATGGCATTGGAATCTACTTTCCCTTGAAGAAGGTTTTGAGTGATCAAAAGCTTTCTTATATTAGAAAAGGAAGCCAAGGGTAGGTATAATCTAGTGTTTCTCAGGGAGAGACTAACAGTAGGAGGTGTGAACATAATTTGCAGAGTGTTTCTCTAATAGTGAATTAGTGATATTCTCTAGGGGATGACAGTGTAAAttttcctaataataataatattattattagcaAAAGAGGGGGATTCAGAATTCCCAGtaagagatttttatttatttatttatttattgaatatAGGCAACTAATGCTACAAATATtgattcttctttccctctcgccaaaaaaaaaatagaagtatTCTTTCCCAGTCCCGGAGGCGGAGATGGCATCTGATTTGACTGTTTGCTTGTCGAGCTCCAGAGTAAACAAGTGACGAGTCTGAGTCGGCCAGTATCAATTCCGACCCGAATTGGCCGGAATCAAGTATCTCCCAATTGCCCCGTGGGAATCTGCCAGAATTGGCCGAAAAGTGATCAGAATCGACGGGAATTGGCTGGTTCAGTCAGCAACGATTCTGATTCGAAACCGAGCCGCCACCATTAGAAACCGAGAGAATGATGACCCAGATGAGTATAACCAGAGCTGTGGCCATCGTTGCACCACCCAACCATCTGCAAAACCTCGCGATCTGCGGATAAATTTTATGGAGATGGACTGCACAGATCGACCCAAAGAATGCCAAGGTAAGTGCGATTAGGAAAGCATGAAAGATAGAAGGCCGGCCTGCGAAGACGATGGTTGGAACTGGGTTTCCATCAATATACTCGAAGGGGAGCTGAAATATAGAGAATGCAGTAATCCAAGATGAAGCAACAATCAGTACTTCCAATGGAGTCTCTGAAAGATGAAATAGAAAAGGTAGGAACTGCTTAAACGATTTCTTAAAGGTCTCCATCATCTTCAATACTTGTTCAAATAGAGAGTCTTTGCTTAATGCTTATGGATGGATGTAATGGATATGTTCTTGCGACTACTGGGTATTTAAGTTTGGCAAAAGTTTAGTTTTTCTTTCACACGTTAACCATTAGCCGAGGAAAGTCATTCTGTGGGCTCTTCttgtgattttgattttttctttttgatcaATTACTAGGAATTAATCTCCATGACCTTAGTGCTTCCTTAAAAGTGAATGGCAACTCCActtttcatccatttcacccAATAGCTATTTTGGTATGAGTGATTATTGTCTGCAGTGAGTGCGGCGATGTGGTGAACAtcggatggctgagagcatTTGGACATGCATCCCAAAATCCTCTTGACCAATCCGATGCCTACTACACCACCGCAGTCGCCGTAGAGAATTTTTTTGCATTCTCATATATCTCTTGCTAAGATATTtgtatttcaccaaatgggagACAAGCTTAATGGAGGAGAGAATAAATGAAATACATGGGAAGGGCATACAAGAATGATTCTTATACTGATATTATGGTCCGAattcaagtttttatttttcaatttcaatggCTTttaaagtttatttatttatttttattttattttaatttatttttttgagagagGATTCTGTCTGACACCACATATGGCGAGCATTGGAGGATGTATATCATAGGAACTCCTCAAATAATAGGATATTTAGGACCTTTTACTGGGGATGCTATCGTATTTCAGGTGGGGAAAACAATACCGGCAGCATACAATTTGGGTTTTAAATGGGATGTAATGGATAATTGAAATTCCAATCCGCACTTGTATCAGGTCAAAGGGTATTCAGATTAAAATCtaaattatccaaaaataattatttgatctaattaaataattaattaataattttgagggtttttaaAGTTTAGATAGGTTATTGAGAATAAGGAAAATAGCTAAGATAACTTAAAAAgatgcattaaagtaaattgtatTCATTGGGAGAAGAAAGAGTCTGAATTACACAAGTCAAAGAGTAAGTGCAtggttgaaaattcaaattcgatTCGCATCTGTATTTATTTAGGGGTATCCGTATCCTATAAGAAAATATCTGAATCCAATcatatttgattcaaattcaatCTGTATCCAATCCATTTACATTCCAAGTTTCAACTGAAGGTCGTGGCTGAAAACTTTAACCCTTTCCTTTTATGTCATATGAAACTAAAACCAGCTACAAAAGGTGTGAATGGCAATTCCGCGTTTCCCCACTATCTTTAACTATCAATTTTGTCCCATTTCATTGAGGAAAATAAAAGTCTTGATGCTTACCTACCAAAATCTTTAAGTCATGGTTGGAGGGATGGATTCTATTGAAAACCCATCAAACTGCCTAAGTTTTTCTACTATATCAAGTCTACGTAGACGAACCCATCAATTTTCAGTGCAATGATTGTCCGCCGTCGGTGCAACGATGTGATGAACATTGAACGATTGAAACGATATCAACATACATCCTAATGCCATGCTAGTCATCGGATGCTCCTCACACTGCCACACCCGTagcagaggatgttttcaccGATTGTCAAGCCTTTCTCATCTGTTTTTCAGAAAGGTGTGTTGCAATTCCGCGTTTCAGCCATTTCAATCAATGCTTTTTTATCCGTCAAAAAAGTCATTTGTGGGCCATTGTTATTATAATTTCTCCAACAATATATTACCAGGAAATTTCTCTACAGACTTACTTTCAAGCTTTCTGTCTAGCTATTCTATTCTAATGCTACTGTGATCCCTTTCCTCTTAAATAAATCTGTAGTGACGCTACCCTTTTCTATTGTATGCCACTAACCCTATCCTTCCTCTCCAATCTCCATGGCTTCACTcatgccaccaccaccaccaccaccacaaccaccatTATATGATCTGGAGATGCGAATTGATGTTAGTTCATTCACTGATTCACCACCATTGTCACTTCAATCCTTGGGAAAGAATTTGGAGGCTCTCAAGAATCAGAAAAGGAAAGCTAGTGCATTGGAGAATTTGGAATTGGGGAAGACACTGCTGGGATTAGCTTTCCCAGCTGCTACAGGGCTTGTAGGTCTGATATCTCAGGGTACAACAAACCAGCATCTGCTTCTGCTGCAATTATTGACTACTGGGTTTGCAATTTCGTTTGGGGTTTCATTCATGGCGGTTCTGTTGCGACAGAGCTACCCAAGGATTGCGAATGCAGGTGAGATTTTGGGAGCTGTTTCGGCTTTGATTACTTTCTTCACGTTGGTGTGTTGTTATGTGCCTACCAATCAGGTGTGGGTTTTGGGAATATGTTGCGTTCTCTGCCTTATTTGCCCATTTATACTGCTAGTCTTGAAATCATCTGACCAATGTGAACAGCTGCGCTCTGCAGCTGGCTAAGACCAGAGGATACTTTTCCCTTATTGGATGCCCTTATTGGAAGATGAATAGGGATGCCCTTATTGGATGCCCTCACTGGAGAGCGTGGATCAAGTTCTCATATGATCCTGAACCCACATATGGTATCCACCACAGGGCTTTACCTTGTATGATTCCATGTGTCTGGATCAGGGCCGCACGGAAATGTTTTTCGTgcaagaacctgatccactctccTCATTAGATGCCTTTATTGggtgaaatgaaaaatcccacCCTAAGTGGATGCCCTCATTGGATGCCCTTATTGGGTGAAACGGATAATCCCACCCTTAATGATGCCCTCGTTGGAGAGTGTGGATCAGCTTCTCATACGGGAACCATTCTCGTATGATCTTTATCCACTCTCCTCATTGGATGCCCTTATTGAGAGACATAAAAAATCCCACCCTTATTGGATGCCCTCATGCATGTTCTCATCAGCCTTCGCAATGATGCAAGGGCTATGCAACCTAGCACTGATCCTAATAATAAATCATCAGACAAGGGAGTCTCATCAGTTGATGCATGCTTGGCTTTAATACCTCATTTCATAGAGGAGAGTAGAGAGACACACAAATAGAGACGCCACGCTCTTGGGCTGAGAACAATTTTATCCCATGACTAGAAAAATTGAAGGCAACTGCTTGCGTACCTTGCCTGAGGAAGCTTATGAAGCAAGCCTCTGACATTCGAAGCTTGGCCAGCATTCTGGTGGGCAAAGATGTATACTGCCCCTCTAAAAGATCGAATGAGGACACCGAGAAGTCAAGATTCCAGCTGAGATGAAGAACATCAAACATTAATTCTAAGGATTGAAGACATTGTCCAAGAGAAAGATGGAGTCAGATGGTTTTATGGGTTCGACTCTCTCGTCTTCACCTTGTGCCATAAGGCACCTCTCCCTGCCCCCCTTCCTTCAACTTCTTCTCTTGTAAGTGTTTTTAGTTGAttataaaataagggaaaagttTT
Protein-coding sequences here:
- the LOC122076750 gene encoding uncharacterized protein LOC122076750 isoform X1 encodes the protein MASLMPPPPPPPQPPLYDLEMRIDVSSFTDSPPLSLQSLGKNLEALKNQKRKASALENLELGKTLLGLAFPAATGLVGLISQGTTNQHLLLLQLLTTGFAISFGVSFMAVLLRQSYPRIANAEKLKATACVPCLRKLMKQASDIRSLASILVGKDVYCPSKRSNEDTEKSRFQLR
- the LOC122076750 gene encoding uncharacterized protein LOC122076750 isoform X3; this translates as MASLMPPPPPPPQPPLYDLEMRIDVSSFTDSPPLSLQSLGKNLEALKNQKRKASALENLELGKTLLGLAFPAATGLVGLISQGTTNQHLLLLQLLTTGFAISFGVSFMAVLLRQSYPRIANAELVTIFL
- the LOC122076750 gene encoding uncharacterized protein LOC122076750 isoform X2, with amino-acid sequence MASLMPPPPPPPQPPLYDLEMRIDVSSFTDSPPLSLQSLGKNLEALKNQKRKASALENLELGKTLLGLAFPAATGLVGLISQGTTNQHLLLLQLLTTGFAISFGVSFMAVLLRQSYPRIANADKGVSSVDACLALIPHFIEESRETHK